The following proteins come from a genomic window of Lycium ferocissimum isolate CSIRO_LF1 chromosome 4, AGI_CSIRO_Lferr_CH_V1, whole genome shotgun sequence:
- the LOC132051585 gene encoding PLAT domain-containing protein 3-like, with translation MAVAQFSQFWFHLMIILLSISISYISGAELNCVYSAYVRTGQFAGAGTDSKITLTLYDACGHGIRINNLEAWGGLMGQGYDYFERDSLDMFSGRGPCLNGPICKMNLTSDGTGSSHGWYCNYVEVTSTADHKRCSQQLFKMEQWLSASTFPDGLTATRNNCRRMSDEQQSVYDFESNPVVNVI, from the exons ATGGCAGTAGCACAATTTAGCCAATTTTGGTTCCATCTCATGATCATCCTCCTCTCCATCTCCATTTCTTATATTTCTGGAGCT GAACTAAATTGTGTGTACTCAGCTTACGTTCGGACAGGGCAATTCGCAGGGGCTGGAACTGACTCAAAAATTACCTTAACTCTCTATGATGCTTGTGgtcatggaattagaatcaacaACCTGGAGGCGTGGGGTGGGCTAATGGGCCAAGGTTACGACTACTTTGAAAGGGATAGTTTGGACATGTTTAGTGGACGTGGTCCGTGTTTAAATGGTCCGATCTGCAAAATGAACTTGACTTCTGATGGTACAGGTTCAAGCCATGGATGGTACTGTAACTACGTTGAAGTAACCTCGACAGCAGACCATAAAAGATGTAGCCAACAGTTATTTAAAATGGAACAGTGGCTTAGTGCCAGTACTTTCCCTGATGGGCTAACGGCCACCAGGAATAACTGTAGGCGTATGTCTGATGAGCAACAGTCTGTTTATGATTTTGAATCCAATCCTGTTGTTAATGTAATTTAA